The following are from one region of the Candidatus Hydrogenedentota bacterium genome:
- a CDS encoding helix-turn-helix domain-containing protein: MHSRQSPTRVTAAARRAEALRLRAAGKPYREIARVLGIGEASAWKLVKREFDRLNAATRETAHQVRQLELDRLDALHEALWPSAKSGNTQAIFAALRIMERRAKLLGLDAPTKLGLEGANGEITTEDIIVLALSPKGYGAVPGSLSPEAYLERKEAERLAATQGVEPMSETDRALPVDADDDSDLEGETEDGDN; the protein is encoded by the coding sequence ATGCACAGTAGGCAATCCCCAACCCGAGTAACGGCGGCGGCCCGGCGTGCCGAAGCGTTGCGGCTTCGGGCGGCAGGAAAACCGTATCGGGAGATCGCGCGCGTACTCGGAATCGGCGAAGCATCGGCCTGGAAGCTCGTGAAGCGCGAATTCGACCGGCTGAATGCGGCGACGCGAGAGACCGCGCACCAAGTGCGGCAACTCGAACTTGACCGCCTGGACGCCCTACACGAGGCGCTGTGGCCTTCCGCGAAGTCGGGCAACACGCAAGCGATTTTCGCGGCGTTGCGGATCATGGAACGGCGCGCGAAATTGCTCGGGCTCGACGCGCCCACGAAGTTAGGGCTTGAAGGCGCGAACGGTGAAATCACGACGGAAGACATCATCGTGCTTGCTCTCAGTCCGAAAGGCTACGGCGCCGTCCCCGGAAGCCTTTCGCCGGAAGCATACCTTGAGCGGAAAGAGGCGGAACGTCTGGCCGCAACACAGGGTGTCGAACCCATGAGCGAGACCGACCGCGCACTTCCGGTCGACGCGGATGACGATTCCGATCTCGAGGGCGAAACCGAAGACGGCGACAACTGA
- a CDS encoding DUF1580 domain-containing protein: protein MRDETITLHEAARRLPSINGRRIHYATVRKWARVGIGGIRLETHQLGGRTVTTPEALARFLAALDERRAS, encoded by the coding sequence ATGCGAGATGAAACGATTACCCTCCACGAAGCGGCAAGACGGTTGCCCTCGATCAACGGGCGGCGAATTCACTATGCGACCGTCCGGAAATGGGCGCGCGTGGGCATCGGCGGCATCCGTCTTGAAACACACCAACTCGGCGGCCGGACGGTTACAACCCCCGAAGCGCTTGCGCGTTTTCTCGCGGCCCTGGATGAAAGGCGCGCGTCATGA
- a CDS encoding AlpA family phage regulatory protein, which translates to MSGEPEILLWDVRRVATACGLAVRTIWAWADCGRIPAPLHIGGARRWRAEEIREWVATGCPDVRRPKQGDRRG; encoded by the coding sequence ATGAGCGGCGAACCCGAAATCCTTCTATGGGATGTGCGGCGCGTGGCAACGGCCTGCGGCCTGGCGGTGCGTACTATTTGGGCATGGGCCGATTGTGGGCGCATTCCGGCGCCGCTTCATATTGGCGGCGCGCGGCGCTGGCGTGCCGAGGAAATCCGCGAATGGGTTGCTACCGGGTGCCCGGACGTGCGGCGGCCCAAGCAAGGTGATCGCCGTGGATAA
- a CDS encoding HRDC domain-containing protein, with product MSELPPYEWIDSEETWQACAAILRRAPRVAIDIESNSLYAYRETVCLIQISVPGHDFIIDPLAGFPLDALGKILVNPKTEKVLHASEYDLTLLKRHYGWDLNHLFDTMWAARVLGYSHMGLAWFLREFYGVEQRKRLQKSNWHHRPLTAEQLAYAQVDTHYLLALRDDLEKALTEKGRLTEAQEIFVAAAHVRLPDRDFDPDGFWYLRGARELSARRLAALRELYLLREAEAQRRDLPPFKVLSNEALMRLAIAMPKTLEDLAASRCIGGRSMPYLGPKVLQAVQRGRKGSVPVAPDPPERQPCGTLDRYERLLQWRKNLARSRGVESDVILTRESMWAIALHNPNSLEHLAEVAALGPHRLHLYGNAILAELT from the coding sequence TTGTCTGAGCTGCCGCCTTACGAATGGATAGATAGCGAAGAAACATGGCAGGCCTGCGCGGCAATCCTGCGCCGTGCGCCGCGCGTAGCCATCGACATCGAATCCAACAGCCTCTATGCCTACCGGGAAACCGTCTGCCTGATCCAGATATCGGTTCCCGGCCATGACTTCATCATAGACCCGCTCGCGGGCTTCCCGCTCGACGCGCTGGGCAAGATCCTCGTCAATCCCAAGACCGAAAAAGTGCTCCACGCTTCCGAGTACGACTTGACCCTGCTCAAGCGCCACTACGGGTGGGACCTCAACCATCTCTTCGACACCATGTGGGCCGCGCGCGTGCTCGGGTATTCCCACATGGGACTGGCCTGGTTCCTGCGCGAGTTCTACGGCGTGGAACAGCGCAAGCGCCTTCAGAAAAGCAACTGGCACCACCGTCCCCTCACCGCGGAACAACTCGCTTACGCCCAAGTCGACACCCACTACCTGCTTGCCTTGCGAGACGACCTCGAGAAGGCATTGACCGAGAAAGGCCGCCTCACCGAAGCACAAGAGATTTTCGTCGCCGCCGCGCACGTGCGCCTGCCCGACCGGGACTTCGACCCCGACGGGTTCTGGTATCTGCGCGGCGCGCGCGAACTCTCGGCGCGCCGGCTTGCGGCGCTCCGCGAGTTGTATCTGCTGCGCGAGGCGGAAGCGCAACGCCGCGACCTGCCCCCGTTCAAGGTGCTCTCCAACGAGGCCCTCATGCGCCTCGCCATCGCCATGCCCAAGACCCTGGAAGACCTCGCTGCGAGCCGGTGCATCGGCGGGCGCAGCATGCCTTACCTCGGCCCTAAAGTGCTCCAGGCCGTGCAACGCGGGCGCAAGGGCTCGGTACCGGTCGCGCCCGACCCGCCCGAGCGCCAGCCCTGCGGCACCCTGGACCGGTACGAGAGACTCCTGCAGTGGCGCAAGAACCTGGCCCGCTCCCGCGGCGTCGAATCCGACGTGATCCTCACACGCGAGAGCATGTGGGCCATTGCCCTACATAACCCTAACAGCCTGGAGCACCTCGCGGAAGTCGCCGCGCTCGGGCCCCACCGCCTCCACCTGTACGGCAACGCCATTCTCGCCGAACTCACCTGA
- a CDS encoding beta-lactamase family protein, translated as MPLFAQMPEWPGDTDTLETLLDPVFSRVMPDLNIPGAVCVVVGDGRILFAKGYGVMDTATGRPVEPDRTLFRVASVSKLFTATAVMQLWEQGKLDLDTDVNEYLSCFQVPAAYPHPITLTHLLTHTAGFDDRFIGMGARTEADILPLCTYLARSLPPRVMPPGHYISYSNHGFALAGCVVEEVSVMPFSEYARLHILEPLGMSRSSFVIVPELLSGLATGYTDSLGNRKAVTFDFAQTVPASSLMTTGTDMGRFLLAHLGYGRYGGARILSEAAARRMQEQHFTQHPRLPGRALGFGERYENGLRILEQGGLTWGFISQVVLVPEKGLGVFVSHNTQTGGLDGAVVRALLDHYFPAPRETAHVAAPSGQASPAAPISGYFRHNRHVRSDIMKLATVAAEFVREIRIGPGAKPARVQLAFLSSLGRTAGVWDLIEVEPDCYRRFRRNAAEDGAEVGLFDRGRVAFERDAAGRVTHVFIDDNVYDRLAWYETRPVILAAVGSALPVVLLGSLAWLARRGWRGPRRGDAPRAGWPAWAAWLGGLACVLQVLFIATFMAFLLQVDLNAFGYGIPRILAALLVLPWGAAAAWVPAFATTVAAWRRTWWNLPLRMAFTVQTTASAIVLFYLYYWNLLGFHFC; from the coding sequence ATGCCACTCTTCGCGCAGATGCCGGAATGGCCCGGCGATACGGACACGCTTGAAACGCTGTTGGACCCCGTCTTTTCCCGCGTAATGCCCGATCTCAACATTCCTGGCGCCGTATGCGTTGTCGTTGGCGACGGGCGAATACTCTTCGCCAAAGGCTACGGCGTAATGGACACCGCGACAGGACGGCCGGTGGAACCTGACCGCACCTTGTTCCGCGTGGCGTCGGTATCCAAGTTGTTCACGGCCACGGCCGTCATGCAACTGTGGGAACAGGGCAAGCTCGACCTCGACACAGACGTCAATGAATACCTCTCGTGTTTTCAGGTTCCCGCTGCGTACCCTCATCCGATAACCCTGACGCATCTGCTCACGCATACGGCGGGATTCGACGACCGGTTCATCGGCATGGGCGCGCGCACCGAAGCGGACATCCTGCCGCTGTGCACCTATCTGGCGCGCAGCCTCCCGCCGCGAGTCATGCCGCCGGGACACTACATCTCATACTCAAACCACGGATTCGCGCTGGCGGGGTGCGTGGTCGAAGAAGTATCCGTCATGCCGTTTTCGGAATACGCGCGCCTCCATATTCTCGAACCGCTCGGCATGTCGCGCAGCAGCTTTGTAATCGTGCCGGAGTTGCTGTCCGGTCTGGCCACGGGCTACACCGATTCCCTCGGTAACCGGAAGGCCGTCACGTTCGATTTTGCGCAGACCGTGCCCGCGTCCAGCCTGATGACGACCGGAACGGACATGGGCCGGTTCCTGCTCGCCCATCTCGGTTACGGCCGTTATGGCGGCGCGCGCATCCTCAGCGAGGCGGCGGCGCGCCGCATGCAGGAGCAACACTTCACGCAGCATCCGCGGCTGCCGGGGCGGGCCCTCGGTTTTGGCGAACGCTACGAAAACGGGCTGCGCATCCTCGAACAAGGCGGGTTGACCTGGGGATTCATCTCGCAGGTCGTCCTCGTTCCAGAAAAGGGCCTTGGCGTCTTTGTCTCCCATAATACACAGACCGGCGGACTGGACGGCGCCGTTGTCCGCGCCCTCCTGGACCACTACTTCCCTGCCCCGCGTGAAACCGCGCATGTGGCCGCGCCTTCAGGGCAGGCTTCGCCCGCCGCGCCCATAAGCGGCTATTTCCGCCACAACCGACACGTGCGCTCGGATATCATGAAACTCGCCACGGTCGCCGCGGAATTCGTGCGCGAAATCCGAATCGGACCCGGCGCCAAGCCCGCTCGCGTCCAGCTCGCGTTTCTCTCCTCGCTCGGGCGCACGGCTGGCGTATGGGACCTCATCGAGGTGGAACCGGATTGCTATCGCCGGTTTCGCCGGAACGCCGCGGAAGACGGCGCGGAAGTGGGCCTGTTCGACCGGGGCCGGGTCGCCTTCGAACGCGACGCCGCAGGCCGGGTGACCCACGTCTTCATCGACGACAACGTGTACGACCGGCTGGCCTGGTACGAGACCCGGCCGGTAATCCTCGCGGCAGTGGGTTCGGCATTGCCCGTGGTCCTCCTGGGCAGCCTGGCTTGGCTGGCGCGGCGCGGTTGGCGGGGCCCCCGCCGCGGCGATGCCCCTCGTGCGGGCTGGCCCGCGTGGGCAGCCTGGCTGGGCGGCCTCGCCTGCGTTCTGCAAGTCCTTTTCATAGCAACATTTATGGCGTTTCTGCTCCAAGTCGATTTGAACGCCTTCGGGTACGGGATACCGCGGATACTGGCGGCCCTGCTCGTCCTGCCGTGGGGCGCCGCCGCTGCGTGGGTGCCTGCGTTCGCCACCACCGTCGCGGCCTGGCGCCGCACCTGGTGGAACCTGCCCCTCCGCATGGCATTCACCGTCCAGACGACCGCATCGGCGATCGTGCTCTTTTATCTGTACTATTGGAATCTGCTGGGATTCCATTTCTGCTAG
- a CDS encoding TetR family transcriptional regulator, with protein MPFSDYSMALPRREREKARKNTAILDAAQRVFQRRGYRQATMEEIARESSYSVGTLYNLFRDKDDLYNQVIARIGEAVVSRVQGAVLAERDPEKAIETHIRLRLCNYFNDRLFFETFSCPPELGVQPEPGRLEAGVLACYRKYLEVAEQLLERVAGPKGEGRRDDFRMALGLEGIVTAYMGYWAGPRQSDSLTAIAHQIHTMLLRGVGSDRFRQAAAPDAAPAALREVHLSSYDLERLRELITVARDFGGAACSAYLDVLDAELNQARVVQPREVPPNLVTMNSRVRLRHADTGEERVCVLVFPKDAEVREENVSILSRLGTALLGFRVGDIIEYTSTRGTARYRIDALLYQPEAAGDYHL; from the coding sequence ATGCCGTTCAGCGATTACAGCATGGCCCTGCCGCGGCGGGAACGCGAGAAAGCGCGCAAGAATACGGCGATTCTTGACGCGGCCCAGCGGGTATTCCAGCGTCGCGGCTACCGTCAGGCCACCATGGAAGAGATTGCCCGGGAATCGAGTTATTCCGTGGGCACGCTGTACAACCTGTTCCGGGACAAGGATGATTTGTACAACCAAGTCATCGCCCGGATCGGGGAAGCGGTCGTTTCGCGCGTGCAAGGGGCGGTGCTCGCGGAACGTGACCCGGAAAAGGCGATAGAGACGCATATCCGTCTGCGCCTGTGCAACTACTTCAACGACCGGCTCTTCTTCGAGACCTTTTCGTGTCCTCCGGAACTCGGGGTACAGCCGGAACCCGGCCGTTTGGAAGCGGGCGTGCTGGCGTGTTACCGGAAATACCTCGAAGTTGCGGAGCAGTTGCTCGAACGCGTTGCGGGCCCGAAGGGCGAGGGGCGCCGCGATGATTTTCGCATGGCGCTGGGTCTCGAAGGCATCGTAACCGCGTACATGGGCTACTGGGCCGGGCCGCGCCAGTCCGACTCGCTTACAGCCATCGCGCACCAGATACACACGATGCTGTTGCGCGGCGTGGGCTCAGACCGCTTCCGTCAGGCGGCCGCGCCGGATGCTGCGCCGGCCGCGTTGCGCGAGGTTCATCTTTCAAGTTACGACCTTGAACGGCTTCGGGAACTCATTACGGTGGCGCGCGATTTTGGCGGCGCCGCCTGTTCGGCGTATCTGGACGTGCTCGACGCGGAACTGAATCAGGCCCGGGTTGTGCAACCGCGCGAAGTGCCGCCGAACTTGGTCACAATGAATTCGCGCGTACGGCTGCGCCATGCCGACACCGGGGAAGAACGGGTTTGCGTACTGGTGTTTCCAAAGGACGCGGAAGTGCGCGAAGAAAACGTGTCCATTCTCAGCCGTCTGGGCACGGCGCTGCTGGGCTTTCGTGTGGGCGACATTATCGAATACACGTCGACCCGGGGTACGGCGCGCTACCGCATCGATGCGCTGCTGTACCAGCCGGAAGCCGCCGGAGACTACCACTTGTGA
- a CDS encoding DUF1015 domain-containing protein yields MPEIRPFCGLRFNATRTGALDRVVTPPYDVISPEERRELARSPYSMVHLILPQGGEGRTPYEAAAARLAAWIETGVLERDGAPLYYLLEQSFRDPAGRERARRGFFAVTRLPEAGDRCILGHERTFPKPVEDRLALTRATCANLGPVFALYSDPEGVLAKFLDQMSTRPPDMTARTFEGTLNRVWRVAPDPAVAAFLKDKTLYIADGHHRFETARLYRDEMRAAGHTAAGGDTPCEFVLMGCVALEDAGLSVFPTHRVIARRDGFDAKVLLRALEPWFDSESVDVAALPERLASDPAACAIGMVSRDRAVALLRLRDIDRTALLGHDRGPAWRDLDVAVLHRGILERSLGLPPETEYGYEKEAAAAIRAVQEGRAEVAFLLRATRHDQIRACAEAGEAMPQKSTYFFPKLPSGAVIHRLI; encoded by the coding sequence ATGCCGGAAATACGACCATTTTGTGGCTTGCGCTTTAACGCGACCCGCACGGGCGCCTTGGACCGGGTTGTCACGCCGCCCTACGACGTGATCTCGCCCGAGGAGCGGCGGGAACTGGCCCGTTCGCCCTACAGCATGGTCCATCTCATCCTTCCGCAGGGCGGCGAGGGCCGGACGCCCTACGAAGCGGCGGCGGCCCGCTTGGCGGCCTGGATCGAGACGGGCGTGCTGGAACGGGACGGCGCGCCGTTGTACTACCTCCTGGAACAGTCGTTCAGGGACCCTGCGGGCCGGGAACGGGCACGTCGCGGCTTTTTTGCGGTGACCCGATTGCCGGAAGCGGGAGACCGCTGCATTCTCGGGCATGAGCGCACGTTTCCAAAGCCTGTCGAGGATCGTCTGGCGCTCACCCGCGCGACTTGCGCGAATCTGGGGCCGGTCTTCGCGCTGTACTCGGACCCGGAAGGCGTGCTGGCGAAATTTCTGGACCAGATGAGCACACGGCCGCCTGATATGACCGCGAGGACCTTCGAAGGCACGCTGAACCGCGTCTGGCGCGTCGCGCCGGACCCGGCGGTAGCGGCGTTTCTCAAGGACAAGACGCTCTACATTGCCGACGGACACCATCGGTTCGAGACCGCGCGTCTCTATCGCGATGAAATGCGCGCGGCGGGTCACACCGCCGCGGGCGGGGACACTCCTTGCGAATTCGTGCTCATGGGTTGTGTCGCGTTGGAAGACGCGGGGTTGAGCGTTTTCCCGACGCACCGCGTGATTGCGCGCCGCGACGGATTCGACGCGAAGGTGCTGCTGCGGGCGCTCGAACCCTGGTTTGACAGCGAAAGCGTCGACGTTGCGGCTCTTCCGGAACGGCTGGCATCAGACCCGGCGGCCTGCGCCATCGGCATGGTCTCGCGTGACCGGGCGGTGGCCCTGTTGCGGCTGCGCGACATCGACCGGACCGCGTTATTGGGCCACGACCGGGGCCCTGCCTGGCGCGATCTTGATGTCGCGGTGCTGCATCGTGGCATCCTCGAACGCAGCCTGGGCTTGCCGCCCGAAACGGAATACGGCTACGAAAAAGAGGCGGCGGCGGCAATCCGGGCGGTGCAGGAAGGCCGCGCGGAAGTCGCGTTCCTGCTCCGCGCGACGCGGCATGACCAGATTCGCGCCTGCGCCGAGGCAGGCGAGGCCATGCCGCAGAAGAGCACGTACTTCTTCCCGAAACTGCCCAGCGGGGCCGTCATTCACCGGCTCATTTAG
- a CDS encoding alpha-L-arabinofuranosidase, with translation MRVPVASVPARFLFVAVLTLCIVFPVKGRVMADSIKNASFEEEGGDGPAGWTTQTWGGKADFTFEEGGRGGGHCVAVASEDGADAAWCVTAGIEPWSQYRLTGWVKTQNVTTQNGRGALLNLHNMQPLQTGAVTGTHDWTRVELVFDSEENEEVQINCLLGGWGTASGKAWFDDLDLALLKTESSQPVARIETSKTGALISKYLYGQFIEHLGRCIYGGIWAEMLEDRKFFYGIGEEESPWRKLGDVNAVTMTQEAPYVGEHMPRIEAKTAPAGIAHGGLGLVSGKVYTGRIVLAGSGSLASVEVSLAWGAAPAQRQTITLGNFAGAFRTYPLSFTAGADTDDGALEVLVRGPGRADIGAVSLMPADHVHGMRADTLAVLKELNAPIYRWPGGNFVSGYNWNDGIGDPDKRPPRKNPAWQGIEHNDFGINEFLTFCREVNAEPYIVVNSGLGDLSLALGELEYVNGPADSPMSRLRAEHGHPEPYGVVWWGIGNEMYGDWQLGHMPLEEYVNKHNAFAEAMRAADASVKLVAVGATGKWSDTMLAECADHMDLLSEHFYCGGSPRVSTHVRQIRQSIRAKVSAHREAHKTIPALAGKQVPICMDEWNYWYGDHVYGELGTPYFLKDAVGVAMGLHEYFRSSDIVYMANYAQTVNVIGCVKTSKTAAAFDTTGLVLQLYRNHYGAIPVEVSDAPAYLDIAAAWTEDRGSLTVAVVNPAIEARELELEVSGCNTGAGRRWVLTGPGPMAHNEPGKPPLVTVQEEQISGGTQTLQLPPLSVCLYEFPAQ, from the coding sequence ATGAGAGTGCCCGTCGCGAGTGTGCCCGCGAGATTTCTGTTCGTAGCGGTCCTGACGCTCTGCATAGTGTTCCCGGTGAAAGGTCGCGTCATGGCGGACAGCATCAAGAACGCATCCTTCGAAGAAGAGGGCGGTGATGGTCCCGCGGGCTGGACGACCCAGACGTGGGGCGGCAAGGCGGACTTCACGTTCGAGGAAGGCGGGCGCGGAGGCGGGCACTGCGTGGCTGTCGCTTCCGAGGATGGCGCGGACGCCGCCTGGTGTGTCACGGCCGGAATCGAACCATGGTCGCAGTACCGCCTGACCGGCTGGGTCAAGACACAGAACGTCACGACGCAGAACGGGCGTGGCGCGCTCCTGAATCTGCACAATATGCAGCCACTGCAAACCGGGGCCGTCACGGGCACGCACGATTGGACGCGCGTCGAACTCGTGTTCGATAGCGAGGAGAACGAAGAAGTCCAGATCAACTGCCTGCTGGGCGGTTGGGGCACGGCCTCGGGCAAGGCGTGGTTCGATGACCTCGACCTCGCATTGCTGAAGACGGAATCGTCTCAACCGGTGGCGCGAATCGAGACTTCAAAGACCGGCGCCCTCATTTCGAAGTACCTCTACGGTCAGTTCATCGAGCACTTGGGCCGGTGTATCTATGGCGGTATCTGGGCCGAGATGCTCGAGGACCGCAAATTCTTCTACGGCATCGGGGAAGAAGAGTCCCCTTGGCGCAAGCTGGGCGACGTGAACGCCGTGACCATGACGCAGGAAGCGCCCTACGTGGGCGAGCACATGCCGCGCATCGAGGCCAAGACCGCGCCCGCGGGCATCGCCCATGGCGGGCTCGGGCTCGTATCCGGCAAGGTCTATACGGGCCGCATCGTGTTGGCGGGCTCGGGCAGCCTCGCGTCCGTTGAAGTAAGCCTAGCGTGGGGCGCCGCACCCGCGCAGCGGCAGACGATTACGCTCGGCAACTTTGCCGGCGCATTCCGCACCTATCCCCTTTCGTTCACCGCAGGCGCGGACACCGATGACGGCGCGCTCGAGGTCCTCGTGCGCGGCCCGGGCCGCGCCGACATCGGGGCGGTGTCGCTCATGCCCGCCGATCATGTGCACGGCATGCGCGCCGACACGCTCGCCGTGCTCAAGGAATTGAACGCGCCCATCTATCGCTGGCCGGGCGGCAACTTCGTCAGCGGCTACAACTGGAATGACGGCATTGGCGACCCGGACAAGCGCCCGCCGCGCAAGAACCCGGCCTGGCAGGGCATTGAGCACAACGATTTCGGCATCAACGAATTCCTGACGTTCTGCCGCGAAGTGAACGCGGAGCCGTACATCGTCGTGAACAGCGGCCTCGGCGACCTGTCGCTCGCGCTCGGAGAACTCGAATATGTCAATGGTCCGGCCGATTCGCCGATGAGCAGGTTGCGCGCGGAACACGGCCACCCGGAGCCGTATGGCGTCGTATGGTGGGGCATCGGCAACGAGATGTACGGTGATTGGCAGCTCGGCCATATGCCGCTCGAGGAATACGTGAACAAACACAACGCGTTCGCCGAAGCCATGCGCGCCGCGGACGCGTCCGTCAAACTGGTCGCGGTCGGCGCAACGGGCAAGTGGTCCGACACCATGCTCGCCGAATGCGCCGACCACATGGACCTGCTCAGCGAGCACTTCTACTGCGGCGGTTCCCCGCGGGTCTCGACACACGTGCGCCAAATCCGGCAGTCCATTCGCGCCAAGGTCAGCGCGCACCGCGAGGCGCACAAGACTATCCCGGCTCTCGCGGGCAAGCAGGTCCCCATCTGCATGGACGAATGGAACTACTGGTACGGCGACCACGTCTACGGCGAACTCGGCACGCCATACTTTCTCAAGGACGCGGTCGGCGTCGCCATGGGTCTCCATGAATACTTTCGATCGAGCGACATCGTCTACATGGCGAATTATGCGCAGACGGTGAATGTCATCGGTTGCGTCAAGACCAGCAAGACCGCCGCCGCGTTCGACACAACCGGGCTCGTGCTTCAGTTGTACCGCAACCACTACGGCGCGATCCCGGTCGAGGTCAGCGATGCGCCCGCGTACCTCGACATTGCCGCCGCATGGACCGAAGACCGCGGTTCACTGACCGTCGCCGTCGTGAATCCGGCCATCGAAGCGCGGGAACTGGAACTCGAAGTGTCGGGCTGCAATACCGGCGCGGGCAGGCGCTGGGTGCTTACCGGGCCCGGCCCTATGGCGCACAACGAGCCGGGCAAACCGCCTCTCGTGACGGTCCAGGAAGAGCAGATCTCCGGCGGGACGCAAACGCTACAACTCCCGCCTCTGAGCGTGTGCCTTTACGAATTCCCGGCGCAGTAA
- a CDS encoding sigma-70 family RNA polymerase sigma factor: MEALREGTRQADMALVTACQEGDDAAFEALMRRYKDRVYAVLYRFLGNREDALDVAQEVFLRAYRGMADFRGEARVYTWLYRIAVNLARNRVRDRGRKGRGQAISLEGLEEAAPGAAQAAAADCDTPRERAQRGELQAALEACLEQVPDAYRLAFVLRIFDERSYEEIADALECPEGTVKSRLNQARRLLRACLEQNGVL, translated from the coding sequence GTGGAAGCATTGCGCGAAGGCACGCGGCAAGCGGACATGGCGCTCGTGACGGCGTGTCAGGAAGGCGACGACGCGGCGTTCGAGGCGCTCATGCGCCGGTACAAAGATCGCGTCTACGCGGTGCTGTATCGCTTCCTGGGCAACCGCGAGGACGCGCTGGACGTAGCGCAGGAGGTGTTCCTGCGGGCGTATCGCGGCATGGCCGATTTCCGCGGCGAGGCGCGAGTGTATACATGGTTGTACCGGATCGCGGTGAACCTTGCGCGGAACCGGGTGCGCGACCGGGGCCGCAAGGGCCGGGGCCAGGCGATTTCGCTCGAAGGGCTCGAGGAAGCGGCGCCGGGCGCGGCGCAGGCGGCCGCGGCGGATTGCGATACGCCGCGCGAGCGTGCGCAGCGCGGTGAATTGCAGGCGGCGCTGGAGGCGTGCCTGGAACAGGTGCCTGACGCATACCGGCTGGCGTTCGTGCTTAGGATTTTCGATGAGCGCAGTTACGAGGAGATCGCGGACGCCCTCGAATGTCCTGAGGGCACCGTGAAATCGCGGCTGAATCAGGCGCGGCGCCTGTTGCGCGCGTGCTTGGAACAAAATGGCGTGTTGTAA
- a CDS encoding dipeptidase, translating into MSVLDAALAYARGRRADFLSRLRELVAIPSVSTLPEHKDDMARTAEWLAAALRALGMARVEIVATAGHPVVYAETEQRPDRPTVLVYGHYDVQPVDPVAEWRTDPFAAAVEGDYLYGRGASDMKGQIWAQLCAVEALAAQGALPVNLKYLVEGEEEVGSPHLEAFIEARRDQLACDVVLNCDSGVHAPDQPSITYSLRGLAYFELELQGAAKDLHSGLFGGSIRNPVHVLCELIAGMHDSAGRVTLPGFYDDVRELDAEEREVLRRVPYNDEGWLQLAGARGLYGEAGYTTTERVGARPTLEVNGIWGGFTGAGAKTVLPARASAKISMRLVPDQRPEQMEACLRAYLEANAPEGVAWTLREHSRGPGAITDRKSRYMRAAAEALHEVFGVEPTFKREGGSVPVVGMMQARLGVDSVMLGFALPDDGIHGPNERQYLPNFYKGIEAYIRFLGGLSARGA; encoded by the coding sequence ATGAGCGTTCTGGATGCTGCTTTGGCGTATGCGCGGGGGCGCCGGGCCGATTTTTTGAGCCGCTTGCGGGAACTGGTTGCGATTCCGAGTGTTTCGACGTTGCCGGAGCACAAGGACGACATGGCGCGCACTGCCGAGTGGCTGGCGGCGGCGTTGCGCGCATTGGGCATGGCCCGGGTCGAAATCGTGGCCACGGCGGGGCATCCCGTCGTGTATGCGGAGACGGAGCAGCGGCCGGACCGCCCGACGGTGCTGGTCTACGGGCACTATGACGTGCAGCCGGTCGATCCGGTCGCGGAATGGCGCACGGACCCGTTCGCGGCGGCGGTCGAGGGCGACTATCTGTATGGGCGCGGCGCGTCGGATATGAAAGGCCAAATCTGGGCGCAACTGTGCGCGGTCGAGGCGCTGGCGGCGCAGGGCGCGTTGCCGGTGAACCTGAAATACCTGGTCGAGGGCGAGGAGGAGGTCGGGTCGCCGCATCTGGAGGCGTTCATCGAGGCGCGACGCGACCAACTCGCCTGCGACGTGGTCTTGAACTGCGACAGCGGCGTCCACGCGCCGGACCAGCCGTCGATCACGTATTCGCTGCGCGGGCTGGCCTATTTCGAACTCGAACTTCAGGGCGCGGCCAAAGACCTGCACAGCGGCCTGTTCGGCGGGTCCATCCGCAACCCGGTCCACGTCCTGTGCGAACTGATTGCGGGCATGCACGACAGCGCGGGGCGGGTCACCTTGCCGGGTTTCTACGACGATGTGCGGGAACTGGACGCCGAAGAGCGCGAAGTCTTGCGGCGCGTTCCGTACAACGACGAGGGCTGGCTGCAACTCGCGGGCGCCCGCGGCCTGTACGGCGAGGCGGGTTATACGACGACGGAGCGCGTGGGCGCGCGTCCGACGCTCGAGGTCAACGGCATCTGGGGCGGTTTCACGGGCGCGGGCGCGAAGACGGTGCTGCCCGCGCGCGCGTCGGCGAAAATCTCGATGCGGCTCGTGCCGGACCAGCGGCCCGAGCAGATGGAGGCGTGTCTGCGCGCGTATCTCGAAGCCAACGCGCCCGAAGGCGTTGCGTGGACGCTGCGCGAGCATTCGCGCGGGCCTGGCGCGATCACGGACCGCAAATCGCGGTATATGCGCGCGGCGGCGGAGGCGCTGCATGAGGTATTCGGCGTCGAACCGACCTTCAAGCGCGAGGGCGGGAGCGTGCCTGTGGTAGGCATGATGCAGGCGCGACTCGGCGTGGATTCGGTGATGCTGGGGTTCGCGCTGCCGGACGACGGCATTCACGGCCCGAACGAACGTCAATACCTGCCGAATTTCTACAAGGGGATCGAGGCGTACATCCGGTTCCTGGGCGGGCTCTCGGCGCGGGGTGCGTGA